The genomic DNA TGGTTGCCCTTTTTTTCTGTCAGCTTAGGCCGTCGCCTCTTGCTGCTTTTCGCATCGGCGACGACGGGTGGCACCGATTCCAGCAACACACGCACCGATTCCGAACAATGCGAGCGACGAGGGTTCGGGGACGGCAGAAACAGAATCTGCTACTACCCACGCTCCAAGGTCTTGGTTATTGCTATTTGCAGAACGAAGGGATTGATTAGCCGAAAGTGCGTTCGTAGCAAAATTCCAATTTGTATAACCATCGTATTTCCACGAATAGGAGATCCCGTCTAAAGAGTTTCCGTCGTTATAAATCCCCCAGATTAGCTCCCTGTCAGTGCCCGGATGGGGATTCCCAACGTAATTGCCGCCGAGAATTACGACTTCACTAGAAAAGTTGGCTGGAACTGCGGGAATTGAAGCTTGAAGGATATTCAACTCAGGAAGCGTTGCAAGATGAAAGCCAGACCCTGCGAGTAAGCTGTCGA from Thalassoglobus polymorphus includes the following:
- a CDS encoding PEP-CTERM sorting domain-containing protein (PEP-CTERM proteins occur, often in large numbers, in the proteomes of bacteria that also encode an exosortase, a predicted intramembrane cysteine proteinase. The presence of a PEP-CTERM domain at a protein's C-terminus predicts cleavage within the sorting domain, followed by covalent anchoring to some some component of the (usually Gram-negative) cell surface. Many PEP-CTERM proteins exhibit an unusual sequence composition that includes large numbers of potential glycosylation sites. Expression of one such protein has been shown restore the ability of a bacterium to form floc, a type of biofilm.) is translated as MIRAIQRAAACVAVLIATAGQVQAGIINSADVIIGGNSFSTFTDDSTSLVWLDLDNFWDVTSTYNSIDSLLAGSGFHLATLPELNILQASIPAVPANFSSEVVILGGNYVGNPHPGTDRELIWGIYNDGNSLDGISYSWKYDGYTNWNFATNALSANQSLRSANSNNQDLGAWVVADSVSAVPEPSSLALFGIGACVAGIGATRRRRCEKQQEATA